From a single Nitrogeniibacter mangrovi genomic region:
- a CDS encoding carbohydrate kinase family protein — protein MSILVCGSVAYDTIMVFNDRFKEHILPEQIHILNVAFLVPDMRREFGGCAGNIAYNLKLLGADARIMATVGDDSGPYLQRLDALGLRRDHVRQVEGTFTAQAFITTDLDDNQITAFHPGAMNHSHLNDVSEATDIALGIVAPDGRDGMLGHAQQFVQAGIPFVFDPGQGLPMFSGEELQACLEMASYCALNDYEAQMMCEKTGRSIESLATEVEALVVTRGAQGSQIYVDGQRIDIPCVQADAVVDPTGCGDAFRGGLLYGIANGMDWERTGRLASVMGSIKIAHRGGQNHGATRDEIAARYAAAFGEQAW, from the coding sequence ATGTCCATCCTCGTCTGCGGCTCGGTCGCCTACGACACCATCATGGTGTTCAACGACCGGTTCAAGGAACACATCCTTCCCGAACAGATCCACATCCTCAACGTCGCCTTCCTGGTGCCCGACATGCGGCGCGAGTTCGGCGGCTGCGCCGGCAACATCGCCTACAACCTGAAGCTGCTCGGCGCCGATGCGCGCATCATGGCGACCGTCGGTGACGACTCGGGGCCGTATCTTCAGCGCCTCGACGCGCTCGGCCTGCGCCGCGACCATGTGCGCCAGGTCGAAGGCACCTTCACCGCCCAGGCCTTCATCACCACCGATCTGGACGACAACCAGATCACCGCCTTCCATCCCGGCGCGATGAACCATTCCCACCTCAACGACGTCTCAGAGGCAACGGACATCGCGCTGGGCATCGTGGCGCCGGACGGTCGCGACGGCATGCTCGGGCATGCGCAGCAGTTCGTGCAGGCGGGCATCCCGTTCGTGTTCGATCCCGGGCAGGGATTGCCGATGTTCTCCGGCGAGGAATTGCAGGCCTGCCTGGAGATGGCCAGCTACTGCGCGCTGAACGATTACGAGGCGCAAATGATGTGCGAGAAGACCGGGCGCAGCATCGAGTCGCTCGCCACCGAGGTGGAAGCGCTGGTGGTCACGCGCGGCGCGCAGGGTTCGCAGATCTACGTGGACGGTCAGCGGATCGACATCCCGTGCGTTCAGGCAGATGCGGTGGTCGATCCGACCGGATGTGGCGATGCCTTCCGTGGCGGGCTGCTCTACGGCATCGCCAACGGCATGGATTGGGAACGCACCGGGCGCCTGGCCTCGGTGATGGGCAGCATCAAGATCGCCCATCGTGGTGGCCAGAACCACGGGGCGACCCGGGACGAGATCGCCGCACGATATGCGGCGGCATTTGGAGAGCAAGCATGGTGA
- a CDS encoding outer membrane lipoprotein: MVKHRSSVTFRAATLCAVAVLGLAGCASNLTGDTYSRDEARRAMVVRYATVESTRLVKLEGTKSNIGTVAGGAVGGIAGSSVGSGKGSAVGAVIGAVAGGIAGAAAEEGLTRSQGIEITVKLDNGSHMAIVQQYNGETFVPGQRVRLVQDGSTTRVTP; the protein is encoded by the coding sequence ATGGTGAAACATCGGTCGTCTGTGACGTTTCGTGCCGCGACGCTGTGCGCGGTGGCGGTGCTGGGCCTGGCGGGCTGCGCGAGCAACCTGACCGGCGACACCTACTCGCGCGACGAGGCGCGGCGGGCGATGGTGGTGCGCTACGCCACTGTGGAATCGACCCGGCTGGTCAAGCTCGAGGGAACCAAGAGCAACATCGGTACCGTGGCGGGTGGCGCGGTGGGCGGCATCGCCGGCAGCAGCGTGGGGAGCGGCAAGGGTTCGGCCGTCGGGGCTGTGATCGGTGCCGTGGCCGGCGGCATCGCCGGTGCGGCCGCGGAGGAAGGCCTGACCCGCTCACAGGGCATCGAGATCACCGTCAAGCTCGACAACGGCTCCCACATGGCCATCGTGCAGCAATACAACGGCGAGACCTTCGTGCCCGGCCAGCGGGTGCGTCTGGTTCAGGACGGCAGTACCACGCGCGTGACGCCGTAA
- a CDS encoding diacylglycerol kinase, with amino-acid sequence MQPPENSSPQESPFKGKTGLRRIWNAFKYSLAGLRAAFRHEDAFRQECLLAAILVPIALLLPLSGPDKALLIACVLLVLVVELMNSAVEAVVDRVSLERHRLAKRAKDIGSAAVLIALLNLAAVWALVIFG; translated from the coding sequence ATGCAGCCCCCTGAGAACTCGAGCCCGCAGGAGAGCCCCTTCAAGGGCAAGACCGGCCTGCGGCGCATCTGGAACGCCTTCAAGTATTCCCTCGCTGGCCTGCGCGCAGCGTTTCGCCACGAGGATGCGTTCCGTCAGGAGTGCCTGCTGGCGGCGATCCTGGTGCCGATCGCCCTGCTCCTGCCGCTGTCCGGCCCGGACAAGGCGCTGCTGATCGCCTGCGTGCTGCTGGTGCTGGTGGTGGAATTGATGAATTCGGCCGTCGAGGCGGTGGTGGACCGGGTCTCGCTCGAACGCCATCGACTGGCCAAGCGCGCCAAGGACATCGGCAGCGCCGCGGTGCTGATCGCGCTGCTCAATCTGGCGGCCGTGTGGGCGCTGGTGATCTTCGGCTGA
- a CDS encoding DUF3426 domain-containing protein — protein MFPDQDADVFTIMEIEPESAFEGETAEASPDTQAAPLDASEPALAALPDRRGGTPWFSALLAGVLIAVLIAQVGLFYRKELAAAHPALRPVFDTLCANLGCSMALPRDAKLISIEASDLNRPPGRDGVFVLSVTLSNRAEQAQAFPHLELTLTDAQDRAVVRRVFAPAEWLGGEPDADGFAPGATRSAEIEFTAEGVNAAGYRVYAFYP, from the coding sequence GTGTTCCCGGACCAGGATGCCGACGTGTTCACCATCATGGAGATCGAGCCGGAATCCGCTTTCGAAGGGGAGACCGCCGAAGCCTCCCCCGATACCCAAGCGGCACCCCTCGACGCGAGCGAACCGGCACTCGCCGCGCTGCCGGATCGCCGCGGGGGCACACCGTGGTTCTCCGCGCTGCTGGCCGGCGTGCTGATCGCCGTGCTCATCGCCCAGGTCGGCCTGTTCTATCGCAAGGAACTCGCCGCCGCCCACCCGGCCCTGCGCCCGGTCTTCGATACCCTGTGCGCGAACCTCGGCTGCAGCATGGCGCTGCCGCGTGATGCCAAACTGATCAGCATCGAGGCGTCCGACCTGAATCGCCCGCCCGGACGCGACGGCGTGTTCGTGCTTAGCGTGACGCTGAGCAACCGCGCCGAACAGGCCCAGGCGTTTCCGCATCTCGAGCTCACCCTGACCGACGCCCAGGATCGAGCGGTGGTCAGGCGCGTGTTTGCCCCGGCCGAGTGGCTGGGCGGCGAACCCGATGCGGACGGCTTTGCCCCGGGTGCCACCCGGTCGGCCGAGATCGAATTCACCGCCGAGGGCGTCAATGCGGCCGGCTATCGGGTGTACGCCTTCTATCCGTAA
- the prmA gene encoding 50S ribosomal protein L11 methyltransferase, with amino-acid sequence MWISVTLQADADRAERLSEALMNHGALSVSIEDADAGTEAERPQFGEPGMEPSSLWDHSRVIALFDEDTDLTGALAHAAGEAGFAQVPPFTVDEIEDQNWVQLTQSQFDPIRITDRLWIVPSWHEAPNAGAVNIELDPGMAFGTGSHPTTHLCLEWLETQVTPGCSVMDYGCGSGILAIAAARLGAGEIKGVDIDDKAVEAARDNAARNRVAIDVTCSNTPVNGQFDLVVANILTNPLCVLAPALCALVAPGGRLALSGILETQTEQVIAAYAPWIALRVGQRREGWARLEGERP; translated from the coding sequence ATGTGGATCTCGGTCACCCTCCAGGCGGATGCCGACCGCGCCGAGCGCCTCTCCGAAGCGCTCATGAACCATGGCGCGCTGTCGGTCAGCATCGAGGATGCCGACGCCGGCACCGAGGCCGAGCGGCCCCAGTTCGGCGAGCCGGGCATGGAGCCGAGCAGCCTGTGGGATCACAGCCGGGTCATCGCCCTGTTCGATGAAGACACCGACCTGACCGGCGCCCTGGCGCACGCCGCCGGGGAAGCCGGGTTTGCGCAGGTGCCGCCGTTCACCGTCGACGAGATCGAGGACCAGAACTGGGTCCAGCTGACCCAGTCCCAGTTCGATCCGATCCGCATCACCGACCGCCTGTGGATCGTGCCGTCGTGGCACGAGGCCCCCAACGCCGGGGCCGTCAACATCGAGCTCGACCCGGGCATGGCCTTCGGCACCGGATCGCACCCGACCACCCACCTGTGCCTCGAATGGCTCGAGACCCAGGTCACCCCGGGCTGCTCGGTCATGGACTACGGCTGCGGCTCGGGCATCCTGGCCATCGCCGCCGCCCGCCTGGGAGCCGGTGAGATCAAGGGCGTCGACATCGACGACAAGGCGGTCGAGGCTGCCCGGGACAATGCCGCGCGCAACCGGGTCGCTATCGACGTGACCTGCTCGAACACGCCCGTCAATGGCCAGTTCGATCTCGTCGTGGCCAATATCCTCACCAACCCCCTGTGCGTCCTCGCCCCCGCCCTGTGCGCTCTGGTGGCGCCCGGCGGCCGTCTGGCCTTGTCGGGCATTCTCGAAACCCAGACCGAGCAGGTCATCGCAGCCTACGCGCCCTGGATCGCGCTGCGCGTCGGCCAACGGCGGGAGGGCTGGGCGCGACTGGAAGGCGAACGCCCATGA
- the accC gene encoding acetyl-CoA carboxylase biotin carboxylase subunit, with translation MFDKILIANRGEIALRVLRACRELGIRTVAVHSEADTEAKYVKLADESVCIGPAASAQSYLNVPAIISAAEVTDAEAIHPGYGFLSENADFGERVEQSGFVFIGPRPDTIRLMGDKVSAKDAMQAAGVPCVPGSEGALPEDPKEIVKIARQVGYPVIIKAAGGGGGRGMRVVHTEAALINAVTTTRSEAQAAFGNPVVYMEKYLENPRHVEIQVLADEHGNAVHLGERDCSMQRRHQKVIEEAPAPGIDRKLIAKIGERCAEACRKIGYRGAGTFEFLYENGEFYFIEMNTRVQVEHPVTELVTGIDIVQAQIRIAAGEKLWFTQKQIVIKGHAVECRLNAEDAYKFTPSPGRITNWHMPGGPGIRVDSHAYNGYMVPPHYDSMIGKLIAYGDTREQAMRRMQIALTEAVVEGIRTNIPLHNDLVRDPRFLEGGTSIHYLEKRLAERSNTEKS, from the coding sequence ATGTTCGACAAGATTCTCATTGCCAACCGTGGCGAAATCGCATTGCGCGTGCTACGCGCCTGCCGCGAGTTGGGTATCCGCACCGTGGCGGTCCATTCCGAAGCCGACACCGAAGCCAAGTACGTGAAACTGGCCGACGAGTCGGTCTGCATCGGCCCGGCCGCCTCCGCCCAGAGCTACCTCAACGTCCCCGCGATCATCTCGGCCGCCGAGGTGACCGACGCCGAGGCCATCCACCCGGGCTACGGCTTCCTGTCCGAGAACGCCGACTTCGGCGAGCGCGTCGAGCAGTCCGGCTTCGTGTTCATCGGCCCGCGCCCCGACACCATCCGCCTCATGGGCGACAAGGTCAGCGCCAAGGACGCCATGCAGGCAGCCGGCGTGCCCTGCGTGCCGGGGTCCGAGGGCGCGCTGCCGGAAGACCCCAAGGAGATCGTCAAGATCGCCCGCCAAGTCGGCTATCCGGTCATCATCAAGGCCGCCGGCGGCGGTGGCGGTCGCGGCATGCGCGTGGTGCACACCGAAGCGGCGCTCATCAACGCCGTCACCACCACCCGCAGCGAGGCCCAGGCCGCCTTCGGCAACCCGGTGGTGTACATGGAGAAGTACCTGGAGAATCCGCGCCACGTGGAGATCCAGGTGCTCGCCGACGAGCATGGCAACGCCGTCCATCTGGGCGAGCGCGACTGCTCCATGCAGCGCCGCCACCAGAAGGTCATCGAGGAAGCCCCGGCCCCCGGCATCGACCGCAAGCTCATCGCCAAGATCGGTGAGCGCTGCGCCGAAGCCTGCCGCAAGATCGGCTACCGCGGCGCCGGTACCTTCGAGTTCCTGTACGAGAACGGCGAGTTCTACTTCATCGAGATGAACACCCGGGTACAGGTGGAACATCCGGTTACCGAGCTGGTGACCGGCATCGACATCGTGCAGGCGCAGATCCGCATCGCCGCAGGCGAGAAGCTGTGGTTCACCCAGAAACAGATCGTCATCAAGGGCCATGCGGTCGAATGCCGCCTCAATGCCGAGGACGCCTACAAATTCACCCCCAGCCCCGGGCGCATCACCAACTGGCACATGCCCGGCGGCCCCGGCATCCGGGTCGATTCGCACGCCTACAACGGCTATATGGTGCCGCCACACTACGACTCCATGATCGGCAAGCTGATCGCCTATGGCGACACCCGCGAGCAGGCCATGCGGCGCATGCAGATCGCCCTGACCGAGGCGGTCGTCGAGGGCATCAGGACCAACATCCCGCTGCACAACGACCTGGTGCGCGACCCGCGTTTCCTCGAAGGCGGCACCAGCATCCACTACCTGGAAAAGCGCCTCGCCGAGCGTTCGAACACGGAGAAGTCATAG
- the accB gene encoding acetyl-CoA carboxylase biotin carboxyl carrier protein, whose protein sequence is MDLRKLKKLIDLVQESGISELEVTEGEEKVRIAKTLTAAAPVAMVAPPAAQVAAVAAPVEAPAAEEDALPPGHVVTSPMVGTFYRASAPGSDPFVEIGTSISEGQALCIIEAMKLMNEIDAEVSGTVKAILVENGQPVEYGQPLMVIG, encoded by the coding sequence ATGGATCTGCGCAAGCTGAAGAAACTGATCGACCTGGTCCAGGAATCGGGCATCTCGGAACTGGAGGTGACCGAAGGGGAGGAAAAGGTCCGTATCGCCAAGACCCTGACCGCCGCCGCCCCGGTGGCCATGGTGGCGCCGCCGGCCGCCCAGGTTGCCGCGGTCGCCGCCCCCGTCGAAGCGCCGGCCGCCGAAGAAGATGCCCTGCCCCCGGGCCACGTGGTGACCTCGCCCATGGTCGGCACCTTCTACCGCGCCTCCGCGCCGGGGTCTGACCCCTTCGTCGAGATCGGCACCAGCATCTCCGAAGGCCAGGCCCTGTGCATCATCGAAGCGATGAAGCTGATGAACGAGATCGATGCCGAGGTCTCGGGCACCGTCAAGGCCATCCTGGTCGAGAACGGCCAGCCGGTCGAATACGGCCAACCCCTGATGGTGATCGGCTAA
- the aroQ gene encoding type II 3-dehydroquinate dehydratase, with translation MTPKKRSKQAQSAQTESTLVLVLHGPNLNLLGTREPDVYGRTTLADIHAHMLERCAGADVRLESFQSNHEGELVDRIQAAGTEGVDFIIINPAAYTHTSVAMRDALAAVAIPYVEVHLSNIHAREAFRHHSYFSDQAVGVICGLGADGYLAALDFALNRLTQE, from the coding sequence ATGACGCCGAAAAAACGCTCCAAACAGGCACAAAGCGCTCAAACTGAAAGCACCCTCGTACTGGTGCTGCACGGCCCCAATCTCAATCTCCTCGGGACCCGCGAGCCGGACGTCTACGGCCGCACCACCCTCGCCGACATCCACGCGCACATGCTCGAACGCTGCGCCGGTGCCGACGTGCGCCTGGAATCCTTCCAGAGCAATCACGAGGGCGAGCTGGTCGATCGCATCCAGGCCGCCGGCACCGAGGGCGTCGATTTCATCATCATCAACCCGGCGGCGTACACGCACACCAGTGTGGCCATGCGTGACGCGCTGGCCGCGGTCGCCATCCCGTACGTGGAAGTGCATCTGTCCAACATCCATGCGCGCGAGGCGTTCCGCCATCATTCGTATTTTTCCGATCAGGCCGTGGGCGTGATCTGCGGACTGGGGGCCGACGGCTACCTGGCCGCCCTCGATTTCGCCCTCAACCGGCTCACTCAAGAATAA
- a CDS encoding TlpA family protein disulfide reductase — protein sequence MRSLPKPLLYLLVAIAAAAAGYWTSRGGGVVLQPTLGSTTADDATTVAPEAGRKLYTLRLPDANGGEHDLSKELRGKVAVVNFWATWCPPCRREIPDFVAVHNALKGENVAFVGLSVDKPNAVAEFRDEMHIPYPLLIAPANVLQLAAELGNRAQALPFTVILDGEGNIRHLKLGTLSKTELEGKIRALMP from the coding sequence ATGAGATCGCTGCCCAAACCGCTGCTCTACCTTCTCGTCGCCATCGCGGCCGCGGCCGCCGGCTACTGGACCAGCCGCGGCGGTGGCGTCGTCCTGCAGCCGACGCTCGGCTCGACCACGGCGGACGATGCCACTACGGTGGCGCCCGAGGCCGGCCGCAAGCTCTACACCCTGCGTCTGCCCGACGCCAACGGTGGCGAGCACGACCTGTCCAAGGAGCTGCGCGGCAAGGTGGCGGTGGTCAATTTCTGGGCCACCTGGTGCCCGCCGTGCCGGCGCGAGATTCCCGATTTCGTCGCGGTGCACAACGCGCTGAAGGGCGAGAACGTGGCCTTCGTCGGCCTGAGCGTCGACAAGCCCAACGCCGTCGCCGAGTTTCGCGACGAGATGCACATCCCCTATCCGCTGCTGATCGCGCCAGCCAATGTGCTGCAGCTGGCCGCGGAACTGGGCAACCGCGCCCAGGCCCTGCCCTTCACCGTCATCCTCGACGGCGAAGGCAACATCCGCCACCTGAAACTGGGCACCTTGAGCAAAACCGAACTTGAGGGCAAAATCCGGGCGCTGATGCCTTGA
- the mpl gene encoding UDP-N-acetylmuramate:L-alanyl-gamma-D-glutamyl-meso-diaminopimelate ligase, translating to MHIHILGICGTFMGGLALLARAAGHTVTGCDANVYPPMSTQLQSQGIELTSGYDAGQLALAPDVFVVGNAISRGNELLEAILDAGAPYVSGPQWLAEHVLQGKWVLGVAGTHGKTTTSSMLAWMLEDGGLNPGFLIGGVTGNFGISARLTDAPFFVIEADEYDTAFCDKRSKFVHYRPRTAILNNLEFDHADIFADLAAIETQFHHLVRIMPGQGRIIANAQAPALDRVLARGCWSELERFGAEDGWSARLDADGTGHFLRDGELLGSVAMPMAGEHNLLNALAAVAAARHAGVPPAMAIDALSRFKGVKRRLEVRGTVGGVTVYDDFAHHPTAIALTIDGLRRREAGGRILAVLEPRSNTMKLGVMKAQLPDSLRGADATFCYAGAVDWDVAGALAPLGAAARVFMDIDALVAALVAEARPGDHVLVMSNGGFGGIHQKLLDALAS from the coding sequence ATGCATATTCACATTCTTGGCATCTGCGGCACCTTCATGGGCGGACTGGCCCTGTTGGCGCGTGCCGCCGGTCATACGGTGACCGGCTGCGATGCCAATGTCTACCCGCCCATGAGCACGCAGCTGCAATCGCAGGGCATCGAACTGACGAGCGGTTACGACGCCGGGCAACTGGCGCTGGCGCCGGACGTGTTCGTGGTGGGCAACGCGATCTCGCGGGGCAACGAACTGCTCGAGGCGATTCTCGATGCCGGCGCGCCCTATGTGTCGGGACCGCAGTGGCTGGCCGAGCATGTGCTGCAGGGCAAGTGGGTGCTGGGGGTGGCCGGCACCCACGGCAAGACCACCACCAGCTCGATGCTGGCCTGGATGCTCGAGGACGGCGGACTCAACCCGGGCTTTCTCATCGGCGGGGTGACCGGCAACTTCGGCATCTCCGCGCGCCTGACCGATGCCCCCTTTTTCGTGATCGAGGCGGACGAATACGACACCGCCTTCTGCGACAAGCGCTCCAAGTTCGTGCACTACCGCCCGCGCACGGCCATTCTCAACAACCTGGAATTCGACCACGCCGACATCTTCGCCGACCTGGCCGCGATCGAGACCCAGTTTCACCATCTGGTGCGCATCATGCCCGGCCAGGGGCGGATCATCGCCAATGCCCAGGCCCCGGCGCTCGACCGGGTGCTGGCGCGCGGCTGCTGGTCGGAGCTGGAGCGTTTCGGCGCCGAGGACGGCTGGAGCGCCCGACTGGACGCCGACGGCACCGGCCACTTCCTGCGCGACGGCGAGTTGCTCGGCTCGGTCGCCATGCCCATGGCGGGGGAACACAACCTGCTCAACGCGCTGGCGGCCGTCGCCGCGGCCCGCCACGCGGGGGTGCCGCCGGCCATGGCGATCGACGCCCTGTCGCGCTTCAAGGGCGTCAAGCGCCGGCTGGAAGTGCGCGGCACGGTGGGCGGGGTGACCGTCTATGACGACTTCGCCCATCACCCCACCGCCATCGCCCTGACCATCGACGGGCTGCGCAGGCGCGAAGCGGGCGGGCGCATCCTCGCGGTGCTCGAGCCGCGCTCCAACACCATGAAGCTGGGGGTGATGAAGGCGCAGTTGCCCGACAGCCTGCGCGGTGCGGATGCGACCTTCTGCTATGCCGGCGCGGTGGACTGGGATGTGGCCGGTGCGCTCGCGCCGCTGGGCGCGGCCGCCCGGGTGTTCATGGACATCGATGCGCTGGTGGCGGCGCTGGTGGCCGAGGCGCGGCCGGGCGACCACGTGCTGGTGATGAGCAACGGCGGCTTCGGCGGCATCCACCAGAAGCTGCTCGACGCCCTGGCGAGCTGA
- a CDS encoding BON domain-containing protein gives MNKGLRSTVLALVVAASAAPLLQGCFPAVATGVGAGAMMAADRRTSGAYVEDEGIEWKAAAKIKEKLGDLVHVNVTSYNRNVLLTGEAPNETVKDQLPGIVAAVPNIRGITSDVQVAGHSSLTSRSNDALITSKVKARMIDSDAVQAHLIKVVTEASTVYLMGLVTRAEADAATQVARTTSGVKKVVRVFEYVSPEEAKRLDLLRRDQ, from the coding sequence ATGAACAAAGGTCTGCGCAGCACCGTGCTCGCACTCGTTGTCGCCGCCAGCGCGGCGCCGCTTCTGCAAGGCTGCTTCCCCGCCGTGGCCACCGGCGTGGGGGCCGGCGCGATGATGGCCGCCGACCGTCGCACCTCCGGCGCCTATGTCGAGGACGAAGGCATCGAGTGGAAGGCCGCCGCGAAGATCAAGGAGAAGCTCGGCGACCTGGTGCACGTCAACGTCACCTCCTACAACCGCAACGTCCTGCTCACCGGTGAAGCGCCCAACGAGACGGTCAAGGATCAGCTGCCCGGCATCGTCGCCGCCGTGCCCAACATCCGCGGCATCACCAGCGATGTGCAGGTGGCGGGTCACAGCTCGCTGACTTCGCGCAGCAACGACGCGCTGATCACCTCCAAGGTGAAGGCGCGCATGATCGACTCCGACGCCGTGCAGGCGCACCTGATCAAGGTGGTCACCGAGGCCTCGACGGTGTATCTCATGGGCCTGGTCACCCGCGCCGAGGCCGACGCCGCCACCCAGGTGGCCCGCACCACCAGCGGCGTGAAGAAGGTCGTGCGCGTGTTCGAATACGTGAGCCCGGAAGAAGCCAAGCGCCTCGACCTGCTGCGTCGCGACCAGTAA
- a CDS encoding phosphoheptose isomerase — translation MDLSARIADQFEQSIATKRAAAELMVAPLAQAVDLMTGCLMNGGKILACGNGGSAADAQHFAAELVNRFEMERPPLAAIALTTDTSTLTSIANDYHYDQVFSKQVAALGHPGDVLLAISTSGNSPNVIEAMRVAREREMHVVALTGKGGGRMAELLGPDDVHLCVPSARTARIQEVHLLALHCLCDGIDSLLLGVE, via the coding sequence ATGGATCTTTCCGCCCGCATCGCCGATCAGTTCGAACAAAGCATTGCCACCAAACGCGCCGCCGCCGAACTCATGGTGGCGCCGCTGGCCCAGGCGGTTGACCTGATGACCGGCTGCCTCATGAACGGCGGCAAGATCCTCGCCTGCGGCAACGGCGGCTCCGCGGCCGATGCGCAGCACTTCGCCGCCGAACTGGTCAACCGCTTCGAGATGGAGCGCCCGCCGCTGGCCGCCATCGCGCTGACCACCGACACCTCGACGCTCACCTCGATCGCCAACGACTACCACTACGATCAGGTGTTCTCCAAGCAGGTGGCAGCGCTCGGCCATCCGGGCGACGTGCTGCTGGCCATCTCCACCAGCGGCAATTCGCCCAACGTGATCGAGGCCATGCGCGTGGCCCGCGAACGCGAAATGCATGTGGTCGCCCTCACCGGCAAGGGCGGCGGCCGGATGGCCGAACTGCTCGGGCCGGACGATGTCCATCTGTGCGTCCCGTCGGCGCGCACCGCCCGCATCCAGGAAGTCCACCTGCTGGCGTTGCACTGCCTGTGCGACGGAATCGATAGCCTGTTACTGGGAGTTGAATGA
- a CDS encoding YraN family protein yields MRAVIERLKGLIVRPRTPARQADGQRAEAAAERFLVREGLRTLARNYRCREGEIDLVCRHGRVVVFVEVRLRRRADYGGAAGSVTPAKRRRIICAARHWLVHAGHGRRAPPCRFDVISMQHPDDPHPDWIRAAFDADARV; encoded by the coding sequence ATGCGGGCAGTGATCGAACGGTTGAAGGGGCTCATTGTCCGCCCGCGCACCCCGGCGCGGCAAGCCGACGGCCAGCGCGCCGAAGCCGCCGCCGAGCGCTTTCTGGTGCGCGAGGGCCTGCGCACGCTGGCCCGCAACTACCGTTGCCGCGAGGGCGAAATCGACCTGGTCTGCCGGCACGGGCGCGTGGTGGTGTTCGTCGAGGTCCGCCTGCGCCGCCGCGCCGACTACGGCGGTGCGGCGGGCAGCGTGACCCCGGCCAAGCGGCGACGCATCATCTGCGCCGCGCGGCACTGGCTGGTACACGCCGGGCACGGGCGCCGGGCGCCGCCGTGCCGCTTCGACGTCATCTCGATGCAGCATCCGGACGACCCGCACCCCGACTGGATTCGCGCCGCCTTCGACGCCGACGCCAGAGTGTAA
- the rsmI gene encoding 16S rRNA (cytidine(1402)-2'-O)-methyltransferase → MSDSVSPLNTTPSLYVVATPMGNLQDITLRALAVLTAVDVVAAEDTRHTQQLLAAHGIAAHLMAAHEHNEQKAATQIIARLEAGEQVAFVSDAGTPGISDPGARLVARVREAGWPVVPVPGPSAVAAAVSVAGLEHGGFHFIGFLPSKRAARRARLEALRGQADALVFYESPHRIIECVADLAEVLGPARELVVARELTKRFEQIERLPLGEADAWFAADANRQRGEFVLIVTGAPPETGLSAEAERVLGLLLEAVPLKSAARLAAEITGASKNALYQRALERKAADD, encoded by the coding sequence ATGTCCGATTCCGTCAGCCCGCTCAATACGACACCGTCATTGTATGTGGTGGCCACGCCCATGGGAAACCTGCAGGACATCACCCTGCGGGCGCTGGCGGTATTGACCGCGGTGGACGTGGTGGCGGCGGAGGACACGCGGCACACCCAGCAGCTGCTGGCGGCGCATGGCATCGCGGCGCACCTGATGGCCGCCCATGAGCACAACGAGCAGAAGGCGGCGACACAGATCATCGCGCGCCTGGAGGCGGGCGAGCAGGTGGCCTTCGTCTCCGATGCCGGCACGCCCGGCATCTCCGATCCGGGCGCGCGGCTGGTGGCCCGGGTGCGCGAGGCGGGCTGGCCGGTGGTGCCGGTGCCGGGGCCGAGCGCGGTGGCCGCGGCGGTGTCGGTGGCGGGCCTGGAGCACGGCGGCTTCCATTTCATCGGCTTTCTGCCGTCGAAGCGCGCGGCGCGCCGCGCGCGGCTGGAGGCCTTGCGCGGCCAGGCCGATGCGCTGGTGTTCTACGAGTCGCCCCACCGCATCATCGAGTGTGTCGCCGATCTTGCCGAGGTGTTGGGGCCGGCGCGGGAGCTGGTCGTCGCCCGCGAGCTGACCAAGCGTTTCGAGCAGATCGAGCGCCTGCCGCTGGGCGAGGCCGATGCCTGGTTCGCCGCCGACGCCAACCGCCAGCGCGGGGAGTTCGTGCTCATCGTGACCGGCGCGCCGCCCGAGACCGGCCTGTCGGCAGAAGCCGAGCGCGTCCTCGGGCTGCTGCTCGAGGCGGTGCCGCTCAAGAGCGCGGCGCGTCTGGCGGCCGAGATCACCGGTGCATCCAAGAATGCGCTCTACCAGCGCGCGCTCGAACGCAAGGCGGCCGACGACTGA